The following proteins are encoded in a genomic region of Magnolia sinica isolate HGM2019 chromosome 1, MsV1, whole genome shotgun sequence:
- the LOC131230842 gene encoding uncharacterized protein LOC131230842, translated as MNHRSNPLHTSISFSSSPPSKAGKGTTGRDWAQIYAIYGMEEWQTLLFLLLYALIFSFLSLLLLLYFSPFSLFLHSHLLPSLPLAFSRFLAGLSSSLSAISALCLIFASGNIFYSSVSLHWDMAQRMLASVSDWSTVKTALDIGCGRGIVLNSVALMLKKQGSSGRVVGLDQRRKTTLATLRTAGIEGVQEYVTCREGDARRLPFSDNYFDVVVSGVYLNTVGKEYGQRTAAAAAERGKVLGEVVRVLKPGGVGVVWDLVCVPEYVQRLHELRMEDIRVSERITAYMVSSQIVSFRKPRDEVCHTVVVDWRGNMD; from the coding sequence ATGAACCACCGCTCCAATCCTCTCCACACATCCATCTCATTCtcatcatctccaccgtccaaggcaGGCAAGGGAACAACAGGCAGGGACTGGGCCCAGATCTACGCGATCTATGGCATGGAAGAATGGCAGACCCTGCTCTTCCTCCTTTTATACGCCCTCAtcttctccttcctctctctcctcctcctcctctacTTCTCCCCATTCTCCCTTTTCCTCCATTCCCACCTTCTCCCCTCCCTTCCACTAGCCTTCTCACGATTCCTCGCTGGCCTCTCCAGCTCCCTCTCAGCCATCTCCGCCCTCTGCCTCATCTTCGCCTCCGGCAACATCTTCTACTCCTCCGTCTCCCTTCACTGGGACATGGCCCAGCGCATGTTAGCCTCGGTCAGCGACTGGTCAACGGTCAAGACCGCCCTCGACATCGGCTGCGGCCGTGGCATCGTCCTCAACTCGGTGGCGCTCATGCTCAAGAAGCAGGGCAGCTCAGGGAGAGTGGTGGGTCTCGATCAGCGGCGGAAGACGACACTGGCCACGCTGCGGACGGCTGGGATTGAAGGCGTGCAGGAGTATGTGACTTGCCGGGAGGGAGACGCGAGGAGGCTGCCGTTCTCGGACAATTACTTCGACGTGGTAGTGTCGGGAGTTTACTTGAATACGGTGGGGAAGGAGTACGGGCAACGGACGGCTGCGGCTGCAGCTGAGAGGGGAAAGGTTTTGGGTGAGGTGGTGAGGGTGTTGAAGCCGGGTGGGGTCGGGGTAGTGTGGGACCTGGTCTGCGTGCCCGAGTACGTGCAGCGTCTACACGAGCTGCGGATGGAGGATATCAGGGTTTCTGAGAGGATTACAGCGTATATGGTGAGTAGTCAGATCGTGTCATTTCGGAAGCCGAGGGATGAGGTGTGCCACACCGTGGTGGTTGATTGGAGGGGGAACATGGACTGA